TCCTGTTGCATAGTTATTTTCTTTGTTGATTGTTTTTTATTGTGTTGCTGCTTACATCGTTCGTCCCTTACCCTTACGCTTCTTGCGGCGTTTCATCTTTCGGATAAAATCTTCCTCTTCGACGTTTACAGCCTGCCCGGAAGGATTGAAAAGTCCGAGACCGAAGGAAGGATTTTCATTGTCATCTTGCGTGACGAACTCTTTCTGTACCGTCTCTTCGGAATGAAGAACAAACGGTATCGGCTTTTCTTCGGCGTAGGGCAGCGTGAAGTGTTCTTGCAGGGCATTGGCGGAGAGGTCCTTACCCATACGCGAGCCATTGAGCACACAACCCGTGCGATGGTCAATGAAGGTGACTCCGTAGATACGCCCCTCGTCGGTAAGGCGCAGCACCGTGTCGATACCCTTGCCTTTGAGCAGACTAACAAATTTGTCCTTGTGATAAGTCTCTCCGAGTGCTTGGAACACTGCCCGCTTGGTGGGTTCGGTGAATTTCTTTTCGGCTATCTGTTTCTTCGATAAAGAAAAACGTTTCTCGATGGCGGCATAGCCTGCGGACTTGCCGAAGAGCGATGCCTTTGAAAGGATTGCCCACCTTGTTGCCTTTATCGTCCGTTGCCGAATAGACCAACCCGTGATACTCCCGTTCTCCGACTTTTCCCCATGTCTCTTCCACGTGGATGTTGTAGAATGAAAGTAGGGCGCGGTATTCACCCATCGTCTGAAAACGGTAACGGGTAGCGACGGAAAGAAGTACGCTTGCGATTTGTTTCTTAACATCACCTTTACCAATGTCAACCTTGTGTGCAGCCTCATGTATCTTGTCCCGTTTACGTTCGGCAGGAAGTAATTGGTATTTCTCTTCGAGCATCCGGGTGATACGCTTACTGCGATGAAAGTTGAAAGCGTTATCGAGACACTTACCATCGGTATCTACACGCATGGAAACGATGTGCAGGTGATGGCGGTCGATGTCCTCGTGTTTGACTACCATGTAAGGCTGACTGCCGTAACCCATCTCTTCCATATATTCACGGGCGATATTTTCCATCTCGGTGTCCGTGAGTCGGTCTTCGGGATGCGGATTGAGCGAAACGTGTAATACGGGCTTTTCTGTCCGGATTCCTTTGGGCAAGAGTCTGTCGAAATCCTTAAAAGTTCGTGCAAGGTCGATCTTTCCCGTGCAGGCATCGAACACTCCGTTCACGGCAAGGAGTTTTCCTTCACCCGCATTTACCTTCTGCGCGTTGTAGGCAAGTACGCCGTAGAGCGAGCTGCCGATGTTTATCTTTGCGACCATTGCTGCTCGAAGGTTTGGGTGAGACGGATGATTTGCTGCGTGATGAGCACCAATTCCTGCGTGCATTTCTCCAATTTATAGAGCAATGCCATTGCCTTTTTCTCGGAAAAGTGTACGCGCAGTTCCTTGACGACTTGGTTGTAGTTGTTGCCCACGGCGCGGTATTGCGCGTGAAAAGACGAAAGCTTGGTGTAATAATCGAACAACGTCTTGTCTGTTTTTATCACACGGAAAGGCTGTGAGAAGAACTGCTGTTTGATAAAAACGGAACGCGCAGCTGCACCGGACTCATCGAACATTGCAAGGAAACGTATATGTTCCTCCGCATTAAAACGGACGGTGTAGCGGTACACTGCCGGATCATTCTTGGGATTTCTCCCCGTTTTCTTTTTGTTTTCTGTCATTTTAATATGGATTTAGTGATGATGCGACTTAGACTGCCGTCGTATGTTCTTTACCGTCAGGTATTCTTCTTGGGCTTCCGACTTCGGAGGTAAAGCCCGCCCCCTGCCAAGGGCAAGGCTTTTCAGGGATGCTCGAATCGTTTCGAGCGGCTGAAAAGATACCTTGCTGTGTCTTTGAGGACACAAACATCCGCCTTCGGACGGATGAGGGAGTTACCTTCAGAAGCCGTCAGGGAGAACACCGACCGACAGAGCTCGTCGCTCGGGTGCAAAATTAGGCAGAATATCCACCCGAAAACCCGCAGGAACGACGCCACAAGCTGCCACAACGACGCCACAAGCTGCCACGTGGCTGAAAAACGATACAAGTACCGACATTTTGTTGTTTATTTGCACCGACAAACCAAAAGACGTCAGTCAATCTGCCGGTTGGTTGAGAGAGACTCATGCCCCAATGGCCATTGGTTGGTTGCAACCGAAACTTGGTTGTCCGTTTCTCCGGCAGTATCTCTGCAAGGAGAATAGGCGGTCACAACCGACGGACGGCGAGAATGTGGTTGGAACGTCAAGCGGAAGAAACCGACAAACCGACAAACAAATGTATCAATATATGTATCACCCATAAAACCAAGAAGACAATGGACAAACAAAAAGACAAACCACTGTATGTTGCTTTCTCCACCCAGAAAGGCGGAGCAGGCAAGACGACGCTCACGGTGCTCATGGCGAGCTACCTGCATTACGTAAAGGGATATGACGTCGCCGTCATCGACTGCGACTTACCCCAGTACAGTATCCATGACATGCGCAAACGCGACATGGACACCATCATGAAGGACGACTATTACAAGGTACAGGCGTATGACCTGCTCAGACAGCTGGGCAAAAAATACTATCCCGTCGTCTGCAGCCGCGCCGAGGACGCCATCACCTCCGCAGAAAGCCTTTGCAGAGGCGGGAAGATGCCGGACGTCATCTTCTTCGACCTGCCCGGCACCATCAACAATGCCGAGATCGTCAATACCGTATCTCGGATGAACTATATCTTCACGCCCATCATCGCCGACCGCGTGGTGATGGAAAGCTCCATCAAGTTCGCCACCGTCATCAACGAGCAGATGGTCGTAACGGGCAAATCCGCCATCAAGGGGATTTACCTGATATGGAACATGGTGGACGGGCGCGAAAAGACGGAGCTCTACGGAGCTTATGAAAAGGTGTGCGCGGAGTTCGCCCTGCCCATCCTTTCCACCCGCCTTCCCGACAGCAAGCGGTTCCGCAAGGAGATGGCATCCGAGCGTAAGGCGGTGTTCCGCTCCACGACATTCCCCACGGACAAGAGCCTGCTGCGGGGAAGCAATGTGGACAGGCTCGCAGACGAAATACTTGACATTATAAACCTCAAAAGATAAAGACAATGGCAAAGAAAACAAGAGTGGAAGACATCGACAGCAATTTCATCATCAACTCGTTCCGTCGGGACGACATGAGTATCCCACCCGAAGCGAGGACGAACGGAGTGGAATGTGAAAAATCGGAAGAGTCGGAAGATGAGGCGCCTATGGAAAAAGAAGCAGGCAAGGAAGAAGAACAGAAGACGGAGGAAATGCCGGCACGCCGCAGACGGTCGAAAGACAGGGAGCAGGAATACCTTGCCGCCTTTCACAAGGAAGTGGACATCCCTGCCCGTATCGGCAAGACCGTGTACATCCGCAAGGAGTACCACGAACGGATACAACGTATCCTGCGCATCATCGCCAAGGACGAGGTGTCACTGTTCAGCTATATAGACAATGTGCTGACCTACCACTTCGAGCATTTCGGCGAAGAAATCAAAAAGTTATATGAAAACAACAGTTCAATATTCTAAAAACAAAAGACAATGGAAAAGAAAGACAACCTCTCCCTTTACAGGGAAACATTCTTGAAGAAGACGCATTACACAGCAAGAGACGGCAAACAGGTGTACATTCCGGTCGTCTATCATGAGAAGATGCTCAAAATCGTACAGCTTATATGCAGCAACAGGGTTAACATCTCGGATTTGCTGTGCAACATGCTCGAAGAACATTTCAGAACGCACGGAGAAGAACTCAAAGCCCTCTATGAGGAAGCCCTGCTTAAGAACATGGAGCTATGACGACCTTTCTCATCATTGCCCTACTGGCATACAATGCTTGGCTGGCCTATCACCTTTTGAGTCGGCCGTCTGCCTCCAAAGGGCAAACGGCTTCACAGGAAGAAACCAAAAAGAAGCGCGAAGCGCAGGACGAGGCTGCCGATATCGTGGGTAAGAGCCGTTTCAAAATGGAGGCCTCCGTACCCGCACAACAGGAAAGGACGACGCCACTCGCTGCCACTACGGCGCCACAAGCTGCCACGCAGGAAAAAACGGAGGCGGTAGACATCGAAGACACTATCTTTGCCGACGAAACGGATGAGAAGCCTTCCCTGCAAATTCCCGCCGACCGCCTCGACGAAGCCTTTACCGACATCAGGATAAATGACGTTGCAGACGGAAACGAAGACGCAGAGGACCCAACACACCTGCGGCAAGGGGCACGAGCTTCGAGGACATCGGCAGGGCGGTGAAGTCCGTGAGAAAGCCCGAAGCGGACGAAGCAGAAAAGCTCCACGCCGGCAAGACTTTCAAGGACATCGCCGAGACGGAACTCTTTCAAAAACTCACCGATAGCTTCGCCGGCCTCTCCGACAGGGTCAACGAGGTCATCGACCTCTATACCGCCCATGTCGCACAGGCAAAACCGCTCGTCCTGCCCACGCGCATCGAAGACTTCGATATCCGCGATTTTGTATAACCCGTTAACAAGAAACGACAATAAAAGAAAAGGACTACGGATAGGGCACACCTGCTGCCACTATATCCACAAGAAAGTTAAGTAAGACAATTTCAATTCAACCCCGACGGGCGGTGTATGACCGTTTTTCATGTACGCCCGTCACCAAACAACGCTTTATGAACAACAAGCAAAAACTATTTCTCTCGCATTCTGTGTTGGGACTGACCATTTCAAAGCAGAATGCGACAAACTCTTTTCTTGCTTCTCTGCGCAACTCCTTGTACAATGTTTTCAGTTGCGAATGATTGCCGTTGATGTAGGTTTCATACATATACTCGAAGATGTCGTCCACTTTGTAGTATCGGCATTGCTGGCTGGGCGTCTTACTGTGTCTTATTTTCATCTTGATTTATGTTTATAGGGTGAATATCCAAAGAATAAGGGCGAGAATACTTACGAGGGTGAGCACGTAGAGGACTATTGCCCAAAGGGTGCGGAGAATGCCTGCGACGATTTCCGCAAGTGAACCGACAACCACACCGACCGCCCAAAAGACGATGCTTAGAATGCTTGTGAGCAGCAGGCGAAGAATTGTGCGCAAGGCTTGGCGAATGTTGATTGACTTTTCCATTTTTCTAAGGGTTTTAATGTTTAATGCGGATCCAAGAGCTTGAGGGAGTTGAGTTTCACTGCTTATCTGTCTCTCGTTTATCCGATATTTTTTAATGCATCTTCCTGTCGCATCGGTCGTTTTCGTTTCAGGTGCCCCACAAAGGTAGGGATGAGCAAATGCAAGGTTTTTGAGGGAAAATACTACCCGGAGCAAAACGTAGTGGAGCGCAGGCGTGGAGATTTTCTCCAAAACCGAAGGTACCGACCTTGCTGCAGCGTAGCATCCCGGAATTACCTTTGCGCCTGAACGGGGACGACCAACGGATGCGATACGGTGAAGACCGCATCGAAATGGAGGTAAACGGAAAAGAGACAGATTCGGATAAAAAAGTAAAAAATCTGATTGCATGCCATACAATCAGATAGTAAAAAGCGTAATGAAGCGGGCATGTAAAAGCCACCTATAGAAGACAAAGACGGAAGAGGAAAGGTATGAAGTCTGCCTTTCGGGCTTGCTGCGATGGGCAGGCGTGTACTTTTCCTACGGCTTTGTCAGACAAGTCGGAGGTGTCGGAGATAGACGGGTGAGGAATTTGTCACCACCTGAATAGCTCCGACTTCTCCGACGACAAACAATGCGGCTTTTACAACTACTTCCAAGAAAAGAAAAATACCGAAAGGGAACAGCTCTGAAAAATTGTCTTGCTGAAATCCATACCTTAGAAAGTATGGCCGATACACAGAAATGTGGCAGAAAGCAGATTTGCCGAAGCTCTTTCGACAGACTGCTCCCTGCCTCTTTTCGTCGGCCATACCAAAGGTAGGAATAGGTTATGCCGATAGCGAAGTTTGCGAAGAAAGAGGTCATAACTTGTTTCTGCCGAAGATGATGAGAATTTCAGCAAGACAATTAAACCATCAAAATGACAACAGAAAAGTCTGTCCGGACAAGAAAAAACAAATGTTTTCTTTGGGTGTACAGCATATTTTATTTATCTTTGCACCAATAACAAGAGCTGTTTGAAACGACAGCAAATCAAGGAAGTTCAGGGAATTTGAGTAGTAACCAAATCGCGACCCTTTTCCTTTTTTCAATTTTATAAGTACTTATAATCAAAGAGTTATAAAGAACCGACTCTTTTACAGCCCAAAACAATGCAAATCACGAGGTAATCTCACGTTATTTTGCAGCATTTCTCCATATCAAATGATGACAACACTCGCCTAAGAATACATAATAACCTGATTGTCAAGGCTTTGATTAAACCACTCAAAAATCGCGTATTTGAAGCCAGGGAGGTTTTTATTCAGAATGAAGGCACTCCTGAAAGGCCTTTTGTCAAATAAAGCGTCTGAATTTCATCACAGTTCAAGAAGCCTTAAACAACATCCATGCAAGCCTTTTTCTAACTCTTCTTGTCCTGCCTTTCGTGCATTCTGAACATTGAATTTTCCATGCCATTGATACCAATATGGCAAATCATAAAGCAACAGACCATGGGGAGCTCACCGCATAAACCGAAAACAGACCTTGCGAATATCTCTGCGATATGCACAAGGTCTGCTTCTGTTTTATTTCTCTTAGTTTCATGAGAAAAATCAAAAGATGAGACATTCTCTTTGCCTTCATCCTTGAGCCTCTTGTCGGATTCGAACCAACGACCCCGAGATTACAAATCACGTGCTCTGGCCAACTGAGCTAAAGAGGCGGGGTGGGCAAGCTATCCTTATCGCGTCGCTACAACCAAGTACCCTTGCTACGTTCCCATCCTGGGGGATTCCGAGGGAGCTGACCGTAAGGGACTTGCCCATGTTTGCCTTTGAAAGCGGGTGCAAAAGTAGTTATTTAATTTGTAAAAGCAAAAAGAAAGATTGGTTATCTCTATTCTTTTAACGTCTGTTTACAAATCAACCACCGTTATTCCGGCACCTCCAAACTGCACATGTTCATCTGCATAATGCTCTACATTGGGCACAGTGGCAAGATATTGCCGAATGAGATTGCGCAGAATTCCATTGCCTTTTCCATGCAGAATGCGCACACGACTCATGCCAACCAGAATGGCATCATCAATGAAATACTGCACTGCATTCAAGGCTTCATCGCCTCTCATGCCACGAACATCAAGATCTTGATGGAAATTCTTCTTATGGTCATCAATCGTATCGCGTGTTGCACGGCTTACTTGATAGGCTGTTTCGTTGCTCCGTGAAGGTTCTTCGTTGCTTGGTGTCACCGACTCCAAACGATGAAGCCGCATCTTCGAACGCATATCTCCAAAGACAACCGTACACATCTGGCCATCAATCGACTCAATGACACCCGTGGACTTCAATCCCCTGATGCGCACAGTATCACCCACAGCCAAGGTCTTTTCCGCCTTATCGACAGAGAGTTTTGCTGTAAACTCCGTCTGCTTTTGAGGCTGCAAGGCCTTTTCAGCCTTCTCCTGTTTGCGCTTTTCCCTGCGCTCCTTGCGTTGACGAAGCTGCTCAACTTTCTTTTCAAAGTCATCATCCGACAGCAATCCATGGGCTTTCTTGCCTCCGAACGGCTGCTCATCTTTTACTACCTGTTCAAATTGATGAAGCTCTTCACGTATCTTCTTCGTAGCTTCTTTTTCGGCTTGGCGCTCACGAATTTCACGAATGGCATTCTCTATGCGGCGGTTACTCTCACGAAGCAGCTCCGAAGCATCGGCTTTTGCTTTCGCAACTATCTCGCGACGCTGTTGTTGAAGCTCCTTGATTTCCTGCTCATAGCGGGCAATCGTCTTCTCCATATCCTTTTCACGCTGATGAATAGTCTGGCGTTTTCCCTCCCAATAGCGCTTATCACGCACAATGTCCTGAAGATACTTGTCGCTCTGAATGTAGTCACTGCCCACGATTTCCGAAGCTTCAGCAATGACGTCTTCGGGCAATCCTATTTTCCTCGCAATCTCAATGGCAAACGAACTTCCCGGTCTTCCTATGGCCAATTGAAAGAGAGCACGCATCTCATGGCGGTCGTAGAGCATGGCACCATTGGCTACTCCAGGATGCGTATCGGCGAAATGCTTCAGGTTTTGATAGTGGGTCGTGATGACTCCCCACGCACCTTTACTGCAGAATT
The nucleotide sequence above comes from Segatella oris. Encoded proteins:
- the mobA gene encoding conjugal transfer protein MobA, which translates into the protein MTENKKKTGRNPKNDPAVYRYTVRFNAEEHIRFLAMFDESGAAARSVFIKQQFFSQPFRVIKTDKTLFDYYTKLSSFHAQYRAVGNNYNQVVKELRVHFSEKKAMALLYKLEKCTQELVLITQQIIRLTQTFEQQWSQR
- a CDS encoding ParA family protein; the encoded protein is MDKQKDKPLYVAFSTQKGGAGKTTLTVLMASYLHYVKGYDVAVIDCDLPQYSIHDMRKRDMDTIMKDDYYKVQAYDLLRQLGKKYYPVVCSRAEDAITSAESLCRGGKMPDVIFFDLPGTINNAEIVNTVSRMNYIFTPIIADRVVMESSIKFATVINEQMVVTGKSAIKGIYLIWNMVDGREKTELYGAYEKVCAEFALPILSTRLPDSKRFRKEMASERKAVFRSTTFPTDKSLLRGSNVDRLADEILDIINLKR
- a CDS encoding DUF3408 domain-containing protein → MAKKTRVEDIDSNFIINSFRRDDMSIPPEARTNGVECEKSEESEDEAPMEKEAGKEEEQKTEEMPARRRRSKDREQEYLAAFHKEVDIPARIGKTVYIRKEYHERIQRILRIIAKDEVSLFSYIDNVLTYHFEHFGEEIKKLYENNSSIF
- a CDS encoding DUF3408 domain-containing protein encodes the protein MEKKDNLSLYRETFLKKTHYTARDGKQVYIPVVYHEKMLKIVQLICSNRVNISDLLCNMLEEHFRTHGEELKALYEEALLKNMEL